One genomic region from Paenibacillus antri encodes:
- a CDS encoding formate/nitrite transporter family protein — protein MEMTPLAEVERLALKKYKIFKQSWIRYLSRSALASMFIGFGVIVAFRTGNFFYIEHSPFTYPMAAITFGAAIILIAYGGGDLFTGNTFYYTYAALRKKLSWGQVAKLWGSSYLGNVLGAAVFALLIFLTGLFRDPNVHGFLLSVVEKKMHAPWDELFFRAVLCNWLVCLAFFIPMSMKADGAKMFAMMLFVFCFFISGYEHSIANMCTFAIALVLDHPSSISFDGVIYNLIPVTLGNLIGGSIFMATMYYYVNKPFLNEEEGEPH, from the coding sequence ATGGAAATGACGCCTCTGGCCGAGGTCGAGCGGCTGGCGCTGAAGAAATACAAAATCTTTAAACAGAGCTGGATTCGGTACTTGTCCCGCTCGGCGCTCGCGAGCATGTTCATCGGCTTCGGCGTCATCGTCGCGTTCCGGACGGGGAACTTTTTCTATATCGAGCATTCCCCCTTCACGTACCCGATGGCGGCGATCACGTTCGGCGCGGCGATCATTCTGATCGCGTACGGCGGCGGCGATCTGTTCACGGGGAACACGTTCTACTACACGTACGCCGCGCTGCGGAAGAAGCTGAGCTGGGGACAGGTCGCGAAGCTGTGGGGCAGCAGCTATCTGGGCAACGTGCTGGGCGCCGCCGTCTTCGCCTTGCTGATCTTCCTGACCGGTCTGTTCCGCGACCCGAACGTGCACGGCTTTCTCCTCAGCGTCGTGGAGAAGAAGATGCACGCGCCTTGGGACGAATTGTTTTTCCGCGCGGTGCTTTGCAACTGGCTCGTCTGCCTCGCCTTCTTCATTCCGATGTCGATGAAGGCCGACGGCGCGAAGATGTTCGCGATGATGCTGTTCGTCTTCTGCTTTTTCATCTCCGGCTACGAGCATAGCATCGCCAATATGTGCACGTTCGCCATCGCGCTCGTCCTCGACCACCCGTCGTCGATCTCCTTCGACGGCGTCATCTACAATTTGATTCCCGTCACGCTGGGCAATCTCATCGGCGGATCGATCTTTATGGCCACGATGTATTATTATGTCAATAAACCGTTCTTGAACGAAGAGGAAGGGGAACCCCATTGA
- a CDS encoding helix-turn-helix transcriptional regulator yields the protein MHKAQRLIQLMMLVNEKRRFTIRELADELGVSRRTIIRDLGELGELGVPLYSEVGAAGGYRVLHDKMLPPIHFTEHEAVAIFFASQALERYSALPFELETSSALRKFYAKLPGDVRAKIDRLKRRLTFWVPPRRVAAPHLRTLLDAALEGAEADIEYDGSSGRLPRRIRPTGVYAMNGLWYVQAYCYRREADRLFRADRVLSASIVPDGAGAGGEPEGPFLPWTPPAADDPAALPLEVELTREGARRAAADPWLAEGLETRPDGTGAVRTTMPASYVPWATAFFLGFGADARVERPPELRRAISHIADEVRRMYV from the coding sequence ATGCACAAGGCGCAACGGCTCATCCAGCTCATGATGCTGGTCAACGAGAAGAGGCGGTTCACGATTCGGGAGCTGGCGGACGAGCTCGGCGTCTCGCGCCGCACGATCATCCGCGACCTTGGGGAGCTCGGGGAGCTTGGCGTACCGCTGTACTCGGAGGTCGGGGCGGCCGGCGGCTACCGCGTCCTGCACGATAAGATGCTGCCGCCGATACATTTCACCGAACATGAGGCGGTGGCGATCTTCTTCGCGAGCCAAGCGTTGGAGCGATACTCGGCGCTGCCGTTCGAGCTCGAGACGTCGTCGGCGCTGCGGAAATTCTACGCGAAGCTGCCCGGCGACGTGCGCGCCAAGATCGACCGTCTGAAGCGCCGGTTGACGTTCTGGGTGCCGCCTCGGCGCGTCGCGGCCCCTCATCTGCGGACGCTGCTGGACGCGGCGCTCGAAGGGGCGGAGGCGGACATCGAATACGACGGCTCGTCCGGCCGCTTGCCGCGCCGCATCCGGCCGACGGGCGTCTATGCGATGAACGGGCTATGGTACGTGCAGGCGTATTGCTATCGTCGCGAGGCCGACCGCTTGTTCCGCGCCGATCGAGTGCTGTCCGCCTCGATCGTCCCGGACGGCGCCGGAGCCGGCGGCGAGCCCGAGGGACCGTTCCTGCCGTGGACGCCCCCGGCGGCGGACGACCCGGCGGCGCTGCCGCTCGAGGTCGAGCTGACGCGGGAGGGCGCGCGCCGCGCCGCCGCGGATCCGTGGCTGGCCGAGGGGCTCGAGACGCGTCCCGACGGGACGGGCGCGGTACGGACGACGATGCCCGCGTCGTACGTGCCGTGGGCGACGGCGTTCTTCCTCGGCTTCGGCGCGGACGCTCGCGTCGAGCGGCCGCCGGAGCTTCGGCGTGCGATATCTCACATCGCGGACGAAGTCCGACGCATGTATGTGTGA